One segment of Desulfocurvus vexinensis DSM 17965 DNA contains the following:
- a CDS encoding ParA family protein yields MAAVQVIAVANQKGGVGKTTTSLSLGAALALAGHKTLVMDLDPHACASIHLAYYPENLEYTVLDIFQAEKADYAGLWEKIVHPAERQGFFDFAAAHIRLSELEMDLKSRVGRGAILTEALAPLRERYDYIVIDCPPHVGVLLVNALVAADLVIIPIQTDFLALHGLRLIFDTIRTLNRVLPRPIHFRALATMFDRRAGACRRVLNLLRKKLGPRLCDTVINLDTNFREASAKGKVIYEIDPSSRGAVEYTLLAKEIADENA; encoded by the coding sequence TTGGCAGCAGTTCAAGTCATCGCGGTGGCCAACCAGAAGGGCGGGGTCGGCAAGACGACCACGTCCCTGAGCCTTGGCGCCGCCCTGGCGCTGGCAGGACACAAGACGCTGGTCATGGACCTGGACCCGCACGCCTGCGCGTCCATCCATCTGGCCTATTATCCGGAGAACCTCGAATACACGGTCCTGGACATCTTCCAGGCCGAGAAGGCGGACTATGCCGGGCTGTGGGAGAAGATCGTCCACCCGGCGGAGCGCCAGGGGTTCTTCGACTTCGCCGCCGCGCATATCCGCCTCTCCGAGCTGGAGATGGACCTCAAGTCGCGCGTGGGGCGCGGGGCCATCCTCACCGAGGCCCTGGCGCCCCTGCGCGAGCGCTACGACTACATCGTCATCGACTGCCCGCCGCATGTGGGCGTCCTTCTGGTCAACGCGCTGGTGGCGGCGGACCTGGTGATCATCCCCATCCAGACGGATTTTTTGGCCCTGCACGGGCTGCGGCTGATCTTCGACACCATCCGCACCCTGAACCGCGTGCTGCCCCGGCCCATCCACTTCCGGGCCCTGGCTACCATGTTCGACCGCCGGGCGGGCGCCTGCCGCCGCGTGCTCAACCTGTTGCGCAAGAAGCTCGGCCCGCGCCTGTGCGACACCGTCATCAACCTGGACACCAACTTCCGCGAGGCCAGCGCCAAGGGCAAGGTGATCTACGAGATCGACCCGTCCTCCAGGGGGGCCGTGGAATACACGCTGCTAGCCAAAGAGATCGCCGATGAAAACGCCTGA
- a CDS encoding PilZ domain-containing protein, with product MSLKGGSCAMSADDRRNDFRLPKAFRVEVTEFKFPLARQPRYEVLCADISVGGMKIECSHKFEPETKLQVKIFIPSFNKYHAGFFKVFESDAGQFMQAIAEVVRLRDVVPFTRYEMGIRFLDIDHDDWQALRKFISKSA from the coding sequence ATGAGCCTGAAAGGAGGATCGTGCGCCATGTCCGCCGACGACCGCAGGAATGATTTCCGGCTGCCCAAGGCCTTCCGGGTCGAGGTCACCGAGTTCAAGTTCCCCCTGGCCCGCCAGCCCCGCTACGAGGTGCTGTGCGCCGACATCAGCGTGGGGGGCATGAAGATCGAGTGCAGCCACAAGTTCGAGCCGGAAACCAAGCTCCAGGTGAAGATCTTCATCCCGAGTTTCAACAAGTACCATGCGGGATTCTTCAAGGTCTTCGAGAGCGACGCGGGGCAGTTCATGCAGGCCATCGCCGAGGTGGTCCGCCTGCGCGACGTGGTGCCCTTCACGCGCTACGAGATGGGCATCCGGTTCCTGGACATCGACCACGACGACTGGCAGGCGCTTCGCAAATTCATCTCGAAGAGCGCGTAG
- a CDS encoding CheR family methyltransferase, producing the protein MTSLFTKTISLKKEFTISPEEFAQLRDFIYAQSGIYIADNRKYLLENRLRNRLKQLNLKSFGEYYYYLQYDAGRKQELNKLFEVVTTNETSFFRNPPQLKVFQDHVLREVVEAQRKAGDRRIRIWSAGCSTGEEPYTMAIQMSEVLGGELPGWNVKITANDLSEGVLASARRGVYTEYALRTTPQEMIRKYFTEEEGRYTIREDLKRMITFGQINLSDRMQLKRVERSHIIFCRNVIIYFDDEMKKRVISSFYDNLLPGGYLLIGHSESLHNISRAFKPTHYPGAIIYRKEE; encoded by the coding sequence ATGACCTCGCTGTTCACCAAGACCATCTCCTTGAAGAAGGAATTCACCATCAGTCCCGAGGAGTTCGCGCAACTGCGGGACTTCATCTATGCGCAAAGCGGCATCTACATCGCCGACAACAGGAAATACCTGCTGGAAAACCGCCTGCGCAACCGCCTGAAGCAGCTCAACCTCAAGTCGTTCGGGGAATACTACTACTATTTGCAGTACGACGCCGGGCGCAAGCAGGAGCTGAACAAGCTCTTCGAGGTGGTGACCACCAACGAGACGAGCTTCTTCCGCAACCCGCCGCAGCTCAAGGTCTTCCAGGACCACGTGCTGCGCGAGGTCGTGGAGGCCCAGCGCAAGGCGGGCGACCGGCGCATCCGCATCTGGTCCGCCGGGTGCTCCACCGGCGAGGAGCCCTACACCATGGCCATCCAGATGAGCGAGGTGCTGGGGGGCGAGCTGCCGGGCTGGAACGTGAAGATCACCGCCAACGACCTCTCCGAGGGCGTGCTGGCCTCGGCGCGGCGCGGTGTCTACACCGAATACGCCCTGCGCACCACCCCGCAGGAGATGATCCGCAAGTATTTCACCGAGGAGGAAGGACGCTACACCATCCGCGAAGACCTCAAGCGCATGATAACATTCGGGCAGATCAACTTGTCCGACCGCATGCAGCTCAAGCGCGTGGAGCGTTCGCACATCATCTTCTGCCGCAACGTGATCATCTATTTCGACGACGAAATGAAGAAAAGGGTCATCAGTTCGTTCTACGACAATCTGCTTCCAGGAGGCTATCTGCTGATCGGGCACTCCGAATCGCTGCACAACATTTCCCGTGCGTTCAAGCCGACGCACTACCCCGGAGCGATCATCTACCGCAAGGAGGAATAG